In a single window of the Helicobacter felis ATCC 49179 genome:
- a CDS encoding UPF0323 family lipoprotein has product MRTPFRKISDYAIVGGLSAVVVVALAGCKDDSHSTQEKPKETSQQTQQVKKGALVILQEQPDKSYKVAEEYPSDKTRVVMRDMQGKERMLSDEEVQKLIKEEEVKIDNGTSQLTKPPAEGGGSGLGIGAAILGSAAGAILGSYIGNKLFNNPNYTQNAQRNYSSPQAYQRSQNNFRGTSSTPSSGTRSGFFGSQNHSPTTNAQSPANTGQTRPTAHPTTPSAPTQSTTQQGRSGFFGTQRGSNIS; this is encoded by the coding sequence ATGCGCACACCTTTTAGGAAGATTTCAGATTATGCTATCGTGGGGGGTCTTAGTGCTGTGGTTGTGGTGGCTTTAGCGGGTTGCAAGGACGATTCGCACAGCACTCAAGAAAAGCCCAAAGAAACGAGCCAACAAACCCAACAGGTTAAAAAGGGCGCGTTGGTCATCTTGCAGGAACAGCCTGATAAGAGTTATAAGGTCGCTGAGGAGTATCCAAGCGATAAAACACGGGTGGTGATGCGCGATATGCAGGGCAAGGAGCGCATGCTCTCTGATGAGGAAGTGCAAAAGCTCATCAAAGAGGAAGAGGTTAAAATTGACAATGGCACAAGCCAACTCACTAAGCCCCCTGCTGAGGGAGGAGGATCTGGACTAGGCATTGGTGCGGCTATTTTGGGGAGTGCGGCCGGGGCTATTTTGGGAAGCTATATAGGCAATAAACTTTTTAACAATCCCAACTATACTCAAAACGCCCAAAGAAATTACAGCTCACCCCAAGCCTACCAACGCAGTCAAAATAACTTTAGGGGCACCTCTAGCACACCTTCTAGCGGGACGCGTAGCGGGTTTTTTGGATCGCAAAACCACAGTCCAACGACAAATGCTCAGAGCCCAGCCAACACCGGACAAACTAGGCCTACAGCTCATCCAACCACCCCCTCAGCTCCCACACAAAGCACTACACAGCAGGGGCGTAGTGGCTTTTTTGGAACGCAGCGCGGATCTAATATTTCTTAA
- the galE gene encoding UDP-glucose 4-epimerase GalE: MLVFTGGCGYIGSSVARWFLERTNYKILILDNLSTGFEIHAQTLQHFYKERVEFVHLDLSDTQALDALLQSRCAKIQGVLHFAAKLLVEESMRLPLAYYENNTLNTLQLVKLCVQYGIKHFLFSSTAVVYAHNNHSISEDTPLNPINPYGASKMMSERILLDSPLSCAILRYFNVAGATRFNDYSSPYALGQRALNATHLIKVACECATHKRPKMAIFGTDYPTPDGTCIRDYIHIDDLALAHLEAFKTLLSTSKSEIYNVGYGRGYSVREVIDKVKEVSGVDFKVELQDRRAGDPASLIADNTKILSQTAFKPQFDHLEGIIKSAYEWEQYLGKQHV; the protein is encoded by the coding sequence ATGTTAGTTTTTACAGGAGGCTGCGGCTATATTGGCTCAAGTGTGGCGCGGTGGTTTTTAGAACGCACAAATTATAAAATCCTTATCCTCGATAATCTCAGCACAGGGTTTGAAATCCATGCCCAAACTCTGCAACATTTTTATAAAGAACGCGTAGAGTTTGTGCACCTAGATTTAAGCGACACTCAAGCCCTAGATGCTTTGTTGCAAAGCAGGTGCGCAAAGATTCAAGGGGTTTTGCACTTTGCAGCCAAGCTTTTAGTAGAAGAGTCCATGCGCCTGCCCCTAGCCTACTATGAAAACAACACTCTCAACACTCTACAGCTTGTCAAACTCTGTGTGCAATATGGCATTAAACATTTTCTCTTTTCTTCTACCGCTGTCGTCTATGCACATAATAATCATTCTATCAGTGAAGACACCCCTTTAAATCCGATTAACCCCTATGGTGCTTCCAAGATGATGAGCGAACGCATTTTATTAGATAGCCCGCTCTCTTGTGCGATTTTGCGTTATTTCAATGTGGCCGGGGCGACTCGTTTCAATGATTATTCTAGCCCTTATGCTTTAGGACAAAGAGCATTGAACGCCACGCATTTAATTAAAGTCGCCTGTGAATGCGCCACACATAAACGCCCCAAGATGGCAATCTTTGGCACAGATTACCCCACCCCAGATGGCACTTGCATTAGAGATTACATCCATATAGATGATCTTGCCTTAGCGCATTTAGAAGCCTTTAAAACCCTACTAAGCACCTCTAAGAGTGAGATTTACAATGTAGGCTATGGGCGGGGCTATAGTGTGCGCGAAGTTATCGATAAAGTCAAAGAGGTTTCAGGGGTGGATTTCAAGGTAGAGTTACAAGATCGGCGTGCGGGCGATCCGGCAAGCTTGATTGCCGATAATACTAAGATTTTAAGCCAAACGGCCTTTAAACCCCAATTTGACCATTTAGAGGGCATTATCAAAAGTGCGTATGAATGGGAACAATATTTAGGCAAACAGCATGTCTAA
- a CDS encoding glycosyltransferase family 4 protein translates to MLVYFLLSFCCALGVIFYSKRASLFVDNAHKPQGFHTQRTPRAGGLGIFIVFLLGGGLSWNMLAGGILVFLSGFLEDTNRPLSPKKRLLLQSAGVALLVSTGSLVLTNFNPLLTLPLWFAWFFSVFMLVGVINAINIIDGFNGLAGGLSVAVLGILYTIEPNPALLALLLGVLGFLVLNFPKGYIFLGDGGAYLLGLVCGASLMDLALRGVVSVWFGLALMVYPVTEVLFSIARRKLQKQKATLPDALHLHTLLFKALSRQNTPLNPNALTGLVVVGLNLPFMLLSFLYRQQPYALLMLVGAFIGIYSLSYQWLRNHP, encoded by the coding sequence ATGCTTGTCTATTTCCTGCTGAGTTTTTGTTGTGCGTTGGGGGTCATTTTTTACTCCAAGCGCGCGTCTTTGTTTGTGGATAACGCCCACAAACCCCAAGGTTTCCACACCCAAAGGACTCCGCGCGCGGGGGGATTGGGGATTTTTATCGTGTTTTTGCTTGGGGGTGGGTTATCTTGGAACATGCTAGCGGGCGGGATTTTGGTATTTCTGAGCGGATTTTTAGAAGACACCAACCGTCCCTTAAGCCCTAAAAAGCGTCTTTTATTGCAAAGTGCGGGTGTGGCTTTGCTGGTGAGTACGGGGTCGCTTGTTTTGACAAATTTTAATCCTCTGCTTACCTTACCCCTTTGGTTTGCGTGGTTTTTTAGCGTTTTTATGCTCGTGGGGGTGATCAATGCGATAAATATCATCGATGGCTTTAATGGGCTGGCGGGGGGGTTGAGCGTAGCGGTATTGGGGATTTTATACACCATTGAGCCCAACCCCGCACTTTTAGCCCTCTTGTTAGGGGTGTTAGGCTTCTTGGTGCTCAATTTCCCTAAGGGCTATATTTTCTTGGGCGATGGGGGGGCTTACCTCTTGGGGCTGGTGTGTGGGGCAAGTTTAATGGATTTAGCCCTTAGAGGCGTGGTGAGCGTGTGGTTTGGATTGGCATTAATGGTGTATCCAGTTACAGAGGTGCTTTTTTCCATTGCTAGGCGCAAACTCCAAAAACAAAAAGCCACTCTGCCCGATGCCCTGCACCTGCACACCTTGCTTTTTAAAGCCTTGTCGCGCCAAAACACTCCTCTAAATCCCAATGCTTTAACAGGGCTTGTTGTGGTGGGCTTGAATTTGCCTTTTATGTTGCTTAGTTTTCTTTATCGCCAACAACCTTATGCGCTTTTAATGCTTGTGGGAGCGTTTATAGGGATCTATTCGCTCAGTTATCAATGGCTAAGAAATCACCCTTAA
- a CDS encoding SDR family NAD(P)-dependent oxidoreductase: MSKVVVLTGASSGIGLECAHLLLKKGYKLYALSRQVSALKELEHPQCVRLDCDLCDLTQLETCAQEILSKEPYLDGVIHNAGRGLFGSLEEQSLEQARQLFELNLFSIGRLNSLLLGALRANPHFPKIIHVSSSAGRSISMFLGWYHASKYALEAYSDALRVELVPFGVQVVLIEPGAITTKWGEGAFGAYVSQPSPYKEELDKSARFYANVYKDADKPLLVAKSILQALENPHPKTRYLVGKYAHLLVWAKKWLPDKLYDTILRKRILK; encoded by the coding sequence ATGTCTAAGGTGGTGGTGCTCACGGGGGCGAGTAGTGGGATCGGTTTAGAATGCGCGCACCTCTTATTAAAAAAGGGCTACAAACTTTACGCCCTCTCTAGGCAGGTGAGCGCGCTCAAAGAGCTAGAACATCCCCAATGCGTGCGCCTGGATTGCGATCTATGCGATTTGACCCAACTAGAAACTTGCGCACAAGAGATTTTATCTAAAGAACCATATTTAGATGGAGTGATTCACAATGCCGGACGCGGACTCTTTGGGAGTTTAGAAGAGCAGAGTTTAGAGCAGGCTAGGCAACTCTTTGAGCTCAATCTCTTTAGTATTGGCAGGCTTAATTCCCTGCTACTAGGGGCACTACGCGCTAACCCCCATTTTCCTAAGATCATCCATGTAAGCTCAAGCGCGGGGCGATCCATTAGCATGTTTTTAGGCTGGTACCATGCGAGCAAATATGCCCTAGAGGCTTATAGTGATGCTTTGCGTGTAGAGCTAGTGCCCTTTGGAGTGCAAGTGGTGTTGATTGAGCCCGGGGCCATTACAACCAAATGGGGAGAGGGGGCTTTTGGGGCGTATGTAAGCCAGCCTAGCCCTTATAAAGAAGAACTAGATAAAAGCGCGCGATTCTATGCAAATGTTTATAAAGACGCGGATAAACCCTTGCTTGTGGCTAAAAGTATTCTTCAAGCCCTAGAAAACCCTCACCCAAAAACGCGCTACCTTGTAGGCAAATATGCCCATTTATTAGTATGGGCAAAAAAATGGCTACCGGATAAACTTTATGACACAATCTTAAGAAAACGGATTTTAAAGTAA
- a CDS encoding pyridoxine 5'-phosphate synthase, protein MRLGLNIDHIATLREARKIHEPDPLEAIFIAKNVGVDLITLHLREDRRHIHEDDLASVIKHTPMPVNVECAIDPQITQILCAQRPFKVTLVPEKRAEITTEGGLNLEHPQLPQTIQTYLEHGIEVALFIDPGLENLERARSLGVRVVELHTGQFSNLYNTLYSNFKHHKNRLNLPQDNATLKHMLTTSLQELEQSALAGEKMGLEMCAGHGLNYFSVGLIARIQSLQELNIGHAIMARAIMVGLERALQDMQEAIRIAR, encoded by the coding sequence ATGCGCTTAGGTTTAAACATCGATCACATCGCCACGCTCAGGGAGGCGCGCAAAATCCACGAACCCGACCCCCTAGAGGCGATTTTTATTGCTAAAAATGTGGGTGTGGATTTGATCACTTTGCATTTGAGAGAGGATCGCCGCCATATCCACGAAGACGATCTAGCTAGCGTGATCAAACACACCCCCATGCCCGTGAATGTGGAATGTGCGATCGACCCACAGATCACCCAAATTTTATGCGCACAACGCCCCTTTAAGGTAACTCTAGTGCCCGAAAAGCGCGCAGAAATCACTACAGAGGGGGGACTTAACTTAGAGCATCCCCAATTACCCCAAACGATTCAAACTTATTTAGAACATGGGATAGAGGTTGCCCTCTTCATTGACCCGGGATTGGAAAATTTGGAGCGCGCGCGCTCTCTAGGGGTGCGTGTGGTGGAATTACACACGGGCCAATTTAGCAATCTCTACAACACTTTGTATTCCAACTTCAAGCATCATAAAAACCGCCTTAACTTACCCCAAGATAATGCCACGCTAAAACACATGCTCACTACAAGCTTGCAAGAGTTGGAGCAAAGCGCGTTAGCGGGAGAAAAAATGGGCTTAGAAATGTGCGCTGGGCATGGGTTAAATTACTTTAGTGTAGGACTTATAGCGCGCATACAGAGTTTGCAAGAACTCAACATCGGGCATGCCATCATGGCTAGGGCAATCATGGTGGGCTTGGAGCGTGCCCTTCAAGACATGCAAGAGGCGATCAGAATTGCGCGCTAA
- a CDS encoding DUF535 family protein: MRGGGGTYSFCLALKHYFYTEGFLTLEILYKKENISTLYHSSFCITPQLQLLVACVQGGKGLTQEHVKFLTKHCCCHPAAFLAELQKILTRILGLNTTLGIPGVAQVSYARSANHQGLIRDYDDFFMKRGADEVDLVEIEGRSYYNLPHTHRDITYYPQKKRSIRKKRWKLLDEIENNLQGRLVIKYD; the protein is encoded by the coding sequence ATGCGGGGGGGGGGGGGGACATATTCTTTCTGTCTAGCACTTAAGCACTATTTTTATACAGAAGGTTTTTTAACACTAGAAATTCTTTATAAAAAAGAAAATATTTCCACGCTATACCATTCTTCATTTTGTATTACTCCCCAACTACAGTTGCTTGTTGCTTGTGTGCAAGGAGGAAAGGGATTAACACAAGAGCATGTTAAATTTTTGACCAAACATTGCTGTTGCCACCCAGCCGCTTTTTTAGCAGAGTTGCAAAAGATTCTCACGCGGATTTTAGGATTGAATACAACTCTAGGTATCCCAGGTGTAGCACAAGTAAGCTATGCTAGGTCTGCGAATCATCAGGGACTTATACGCGATTACGATGATTTTTTTATGAAACGTGGAGCAGATGAGGTAGATTTGGTAGAGATCGAGGGACGCTCATATTACAATTTACCCCACACCCACAGAGATATCACATACTATCCCCAAAAAAAACGCTCTATCCGCAAAAAACGCTGGAAACTTTTAGATGAAATAGAAAACAATCTCCAAGGAAGATTGGTAATAAAATACGATTAA
- the pdxA gene encoding 4-hydroxythreonine-4-phosphate dehydrogenase, protein MRAKIAISIGDANGIGLEIALKAHQHINQTCQPIYCVHRELLEQANTLLDHAYTHALETMQCAEPTAPMPLIKPAQVDKSSGFYSYASFLHALDLADTKQISGVCTLPIHKKAWQLAGVSAPGHTALLRDRYKQEAIMMLGCPSLWVALFSDHIPLSAVSDRVRLKPLAEFLYTLGGALPQAREIVVLGIDPHCGDGGAIGVQDSIVQEAIEKANIALKAPKFLGPIPADSAFAPHFREKYRYFAALYHDVGLAPLKALYFEESINVSLNLPIRRASVDHGCAFDIAYQNKASIKSYCNVIYYLLA, encoded by the coding sequence TTGCGCGCTAAAATTGCGATCTCTATTGGAGATGCCAATGGGATAGGTCTAGAGATCGCCCTTAAAGCCCACCAACACATCAACCAAACCTGCCAACCGATCTACTGCGTGCATAGAGAGCTTTTAGAGCAGGCTAACACACTCTTAGATCACGCCTACACCCACGCCCTAGAAACTATGCAATGCGCAGAGCCTACAGCCCCTATGCCTCTCATCAAGCCTGCCCAAGTGGATAAGTCTAGTGGGTTTTACAGCTACGCTAGTTTTTTACACGCCCTAGATTTAGCAGATACCAAGCAGATCAGCGGTGTGTGCACTCTGCCTATCCATAAAAAAGCATGGCAACTAGCCGGAGTGAGCGCACCCGGACACACCGCGCTTTTAAGAGATCGCTACAAACAAGAGGCGATCATGATGCTTGGTTGCCCTAGTCTGTGGGTCGCTCTCTTTAGCGATCACATTCCTTTAAGTGCGGTGAGTGATCGTGTGCGCTTAAAACCTTTGGCAGAGTTTTTATACACCTTGGGGGGTGCACTACCACAAGCGCGCGAAATCGTGGTTTTAGGGATTGATCCACATTGTGGAGATGGGGGGGCTATTGGGGTGCAGGATAGCATCGTGCAGGAGGCGATCGAGAAGGCCAACATAGCCCTAAAAGCCCCTAAATTTTTAGGTCCTATCCCTGCTGATAGTGCCTTTGCGCCCCATTTTAGAGAAAAGTACCGCTACTTTGCCGCGCTTTACCACGATGTAGGGCTAGCTCCCCTTAAAGCCTTGTATTTTGAAGAGAGTATCAATGTGTCTTTGAATCTACCCATCAGGCGCGCTAGCGTGGATCACGGGTGCGCTTTTGACATCGCCTACCAAAACAAGGCAAGCATCAAAAGCTACTGCAATGTGATTTATTACCTTTTAGCCTAA
- a CDS encoding acyl-CoA thioesterase gives MSEQEKLRVDTTASVGDPRQLTMSFLVTPSMVNFNNVMHGGELLNLLDKVAYVCSSRYCGCGTVTLSVDRVLFKHPIPIGTLVTFYASINYVGTKSCEVGIKVVCEDFKAKTAVHTNSCYFTMVAMKDGKTMPMPPFIPQTDKEKERHERAIRRKEMLKRTQKAALKEEQERLTQAQQSS, from the coding sequence ATGAGTGAACAAGAAAAATTACGCGTAGACACTACTGCGAGCGTGGGCGATCCTAGACAACTCACCATGTCGTTTCTAGTAACCCCTAGTATGGTTAATTTTAACAATGTTATGCACGGGGGCGAATTGCTGAATTTGCTCGACAAAGTGGCTTATGTTTGCTCCTCACGCTACTGTGGTTGTGGCACGGTAACTTTGAGCGTGGATCGCGTGCTCTTCAAACATCCTATTCCTATTGGCACGCTGGTAACTTTTTATGCCAGTATCAACTATGTAGGCACCAAGAGTTGCGAGGTGGGGATTAAAGTTGTCTGTGAAGATTTTAAGGCTAAAACGGCAGTGCACACCAATAGCTGTTATTTTACAATGGTGGCTATGAAAGATGGCAAAACCATGCCCATGCCTCCCTTTATTCCTCAAACAGATAAAGAGAAAGAGCGCCATGAGCGTGCTATCCGCCGTAAGGAAATGCTAAAACGCACCCAAAAAGCCGCCCTCAAAGAGGAGCAAGAACGCCTAACCCAAGCCCAACAAAGTAGTTAG
- a CDS encoding methyl-accepting chemotaxis protein: protein MRLSLKITGNLFLSLVVLGAILVFVADYKRHQLVRSIIKKTKQEGIQKKEYALKYMYGLIERSLHLFYQTQNRQEALRSSLELLREINGDTSIYYIMAVEKTGRVLLDPTNPDNAGKNGNGFVSADGIYYVKDFIEQADAGGGYVRYKIPKNAQGKPESKVAYAHYDPSGNIILAVTSYYSDITKDFSVLESQVKRQDSDDSKVLVVWNVSIMVGIMAISAILMYFTIFNRLKALVTKIATFTHGDRDLTSRFKIDNSKDEIGQAGTYINHFVENIHEVMKNIQYHSVENRALADSLQKIITNATKDTQANVQTIKELYASSLDFSNTMKVLVGEAQGVGDKLGKTQDSINISNTSLSGMLNHILEVAQTEETLALQIEQLSKNAGSVKSILHIINDIAEQTNLLALNAAIEAARAGEHGRGFAVVADEVRNLAARTQKSLAEINSTIGLIVQEISDVATQMGYNSKKIKSLSENSLEVQQNFKGMSEDIETMVENTQGFIRNYTQTGENINTMIGKLTQIEKNAQKSAKSANEVLELANSLHSSTADLDADIGQFKI, encoded by the coding sequence ATGCGCCTAAGTCTTAAAATCACAGGCAATCTCTTTTTATCTTTAGTGGTGTTGGGAGCGATTCTCGTCTTTGTGGCAGACTACAAAAGACATCAGTTAGTGCGAAGCATCATCAAAAAAACCAAGCAAGAGGGCATTCAAAAGAAAGAATACGCTCTCAAATACATGTATGGCCTGATTGAGCGTTCCTTACATTTATTCTACCAAACACAAAACAGGCAGGAAGCCTTGCGCTCCTCCCTAGAATTGCTCAGAGAAATTAATGGAGACACTAGCATTTATTATATTATGGCCGTAGAGAAAACCGGACGCGTGCTTTTAGACCCTACCAATCCAGACAATGCAGGCAAGAATGGTAATGGTTTTGTGAGCGCAGATGGAATTTACTATGTCAAAGATTTTATAGAGCAAGCCGATGCAGGAGGCGGGTATGTGCGCTATAAAATTCCTAAAAATGCGCAGGGTAAGCCTGAATCCAAAGTAGCTTACGCCCACTACGACCCTTCTGGAAATATTATATTGGCAGTTACCTCATACTACAGCGATATTACCAAGGATTTTAGTGTTTTAGAGTCGCAGGTAAAAAGACAGGATAGTGATGACTCTAAGGTTTTAGTGGTGTGGAATGTAAGTATCATGGTGGGTATTATGGCCATCTCGGCTATTTTGATGTATTTCACTATTTTTAATCGCTTAAAAGCCCTAGTTACAAAGATCGCTACTTTTACGCATGGGGATCGGGATTTAACAAGCCGTTTTAAAATAGACAACTCCAAAGATGAAATTGGACAGGCAGGCACTTATATTAATCACTTTGTGGAGAATATCCATGAGGTGATGAAAAATATCCAATACCATAGTGTTGAAAATAGAGCATTAGCCGATTCACTGCAAAAGATTATCACTAATGCCACTAAAGATACACAAGCTAATGTGCAAACTATTAAAGAGCTCTATGCCTCCTCTTTGGATTTTTCCAACACAATGAAAGTTTTGGTCGGTGAGGCGCAGGGAGTGGGCGATAAATTGGGCAAAACTCAAGATTCAATCAATATTTCCAACACATCCCTCAGCGGTATGCTAAATCATATTTTAGAAGTCGCTCAAACCGAAGAAACTCTCGCGTTACAAATCGAACAACTTAGCAAAAACGCAGGTAGTGTCAAAAGCATTCTGCATATTATTAATGACATCGCCGAACAAACTAATTTATTAGCACTCAATGCTGCTATTGAAGCCGCACGCGCAGGCGAACATGGAAGAGGTTTTGCAGTAGTAGCTGATGAAGTGCGTAATTTAGCCGCACGCACCCAAAAATCTTTAGCAGAGATCAACTCTACCATTGGCCTGATTGTCCAAGAGATCAGTGATGTAGCGACTCAAATGGGATACAACTCTAAAAAGATCAAGAGTTTGAGTGAAAATAGTTTGGAGGTGCAACAAAATTTTAAGGGTATGAGCGAAGATATAGAAACGATGGTAGAGAACACGCAGGGGTTTATCCGCAATTACACACAAACAGGTGAAAACATCAATACGATGATTGGCAAACTCACCCAAATTGAGAAAAACGCCCAAAAATCTGCCAAGAGTGCTAATGAAGTGCTTGAATTGGCAAATTCTCTGCATTCTTCTACCGCAGATTTGGATGCCGACATCGGGCAGTTTAAGATATAA
- a CDS encoding cache domain-containing protein: MGIVLSVVADHKRQQFAHNLIKASEQQNLTKKEENLKRMYELLEYSLHIFNTTQDKEIALQSALNLISKINNNPDIYYIVVVDKTGKVVYDPVVPHMQGQNGLDAKSADGVYYVRRFLELAKAGGGYVRYVMPKVAGGVPEPKVAYAHYDPQEDLIFAVTSYYSDIHQDFKVLENITKVQASKDSRDLILWNFIIIVAALVISAVFMHLLIFNRFKSLVSRVATFVYGDRDLTSRFEVDDSKDEIGKTGTYINQFVENIHRVMKNISAHSIQNRSLADSLHGIITKSTNTTRENIQKIKTLHATSLELSGIIQTSLSESRDQLYHWPDCPRDQ, from the coding sequence TTGGGCATTGTTTTAAGTGTGGTCGCCGATCACAAACGCCAACAATTTGCGCACAATCTCATCAAAGCGAGCGAACAGCAAAATCTCACTAAGAAAGAGGAAAACCTCAAGCGCATGTATGAGCTTTTAGAATATTCGTTGCATATTTTTAACACCACTCAAGATAAAGAGATAGCTCTACAATCTGCGCTCAATCTTATTTCAAAAATCAATAACAATCCGGACATTTATTACATTGTCGTAGTGGATAAAACCGGTAAGGTGGTTTACGATCCAGTTGTGCCCCATATGCAAGGTCAAAACGGCTTAGATGCTAAGAGCGCAGATGGAGTCTATTATGTGCGCCGCTTCTTAGAATTGGCCAAAGCGGGTGGGGGTTATGTGCGTTATGTGATGCCTAAAGTGGCCGGGGGTGTGCCTGAACCCAAAGTAGCTTATGCGCACTACGATCCTCAAGAAGACCTAATTTTCGCGGTTACCTCTTACTATAGCGACATCCATCAGGACTTTAAGGTTTTAGAAAACATCACCAAAGTCCAAGCTTCTAAAGACTCAAGAGATTTGATCTTGTGGAATTTCATCATTATTGTAGCTGCCTTAGTCATTTCAGCCGTGTTTATGCATCTGCTAATTTTTAATCGCTTCAAGTCTCTTGTCTCCAGGGTTGCTACCTTTGTTTATGGTGATAGGGATTTAACAAGTCGTTTTGAGGTGGACGATTCTAAAGATGAAATTGGAAAAACGGGCACTTATATTAACCAGTTTGTCGAAAATATCCACAGAGTGATGAAAAATATTTCAGCGCACAGCATACAAAATCGATCTTTGGCCGATTCTTTGCATGGCATTATCACAAAGTCTACAAACACAACAAGAGAAAATATCCAAAAGATCAAAACACTCCATGCCACTTCTTTGGAGCTCTCTGGGATTATCCAAACATCTTTGAGCGAAAGCAGAGATCAACTCTACCATTGGCCTGATTGTCCAAGAGATCAGTGA
- a CDS encoding phosphatase PAP2 family protein: protein MRKIMRAGLALLLCVRLEGAPSAQEVKVLEDIGDVLRLMPIFVGVVSLGMRDYRGMAELAVGSVVTQGVIYGIKGAFQSAHDRGAKVPFAKRPCCDSWRGMPSGHAGGAWSAAGFVFYRYGWKPALPVIALAVLTDASRVVARKHTILQVVVGSLIGWGFAYLFTSKYRRNWELYPEIGLDEKKGMHYGLAVHYRF, encoded by the coding sequence ATGCGAAAAATCATGCGAGCGGGTTTAGCGTTGTTGCTCTGTGTGCGCTTGGAGGGTGCGCCTAGCGCACAAGAGGTCAAGGTGTTAGAAGATATTGGGGATGTCTTGCGCTTGATGCCCATCTTTGTAGGCGTGGTGAGTTTGGGCATGCGCGATTATAGAGGGATGGCGGAATTAGCCGTAGGAAGTGTTGTAACTCAAGGGGTGATCTATGGAATCAAGGGAGCGTTTCAAAGCGCGCATGATCGTGGGGCGAAAGTGCCCTTTGCTAAACGCCCTTGCTGTGATAGCTGGCGGGGGATGCCCAGCGGGCATGCGGGCGGGGCATGGAGTGCAGCGGGTTTTGTTTTTTATCGCTATGGCTGGAAGCCTGCTTTGCCTGTGATCGCTCTAGCTGTGCTCACCGATGCGAGCCGTGTGGTGGCGCGCAAACACACCATCTTGCAGGTGGTGGTCGGGAGTTTGATCGGCTGGGGCTTTGCTTACCTCTTCACTTCTAAATACCGCCGTAATTGGGAGCTCTACCCTGAAATTGGGCTAGATGAGAAAAAGGGGATGCACTACGGTTTGGCCGTACATTACCGCTTTTAG